In Anas platyrhynchos isolate ZD024472 breed Pekin duck chromosome 24, IASCAAS_PekinDuck_T2T, whole genome shotgun sequence, the following are encoded in one genomic region:
- the AHDC1 gene encoding transcription factor Gibbin isoform X2, with product MLSLKVASGAEGSGTPAGGQDAAPADGRSLPKRAGSGGLGAQQPADGSSVACQPGALENGASPPAEWFPRAQGSGLRQPSSDGDGPDRSFKVNLHCKHPRPRELTKCNSRSSSRAEGPCLTIPDPHVSNCSAKRHAGEEEFRMRVKPPGPVVTTSVVRGSPDYVREPKFYPPGHPAQRPPACPAEKALSCSVLSFPEGSCPALGREHQAGSLLHGDPADRCQSVHGGTKAAEDLLGCAGEPRILGGSAEEAAARDRAPKTFPNATLASGRCNVDSIVALLRSKCGNGHINLHPVVQLIDIMKDLNRLSEDLKSSGVHLDCGSLRGGGGGGHEDGRLLPADRDLQYSFFSSPSLANSIRSPEERGVLCKAEPPRHPRPPARDGEAEGGGGSAPQPPPASKAPAEEAGCSQPDAGDYSDLAEADILNELASLACPGTQLLESQSMEAQPQLLPAQELDSQSRLLDSQSLESQPQLLDSQSLEPLPESLELQNLEPLGLQSLEPLSESLELQSLEPLSESLELQSLEPLAEPLGLQTLEPLPGALEPQLLEARAPLLATEPSLLEAQPLGPVPELLEAQAGTGDPLRPHGLQPRLGGCPLSSVVKRGPCGGRGAGRCGEDHRKYALRRTDKPKMLCRRRRAGRGRRADVAPESRVLPLALPAEVPPGPEEPSTTPLLTPPPPPEALDSDEVPKAPAAGKKSKCRGVRKMVVKMAKIPVSLGRRNKTTYKVSSLSSNLNLEGKELAASSSMEPTPLLKMKNNGRNVVVVFPPGEMPIILKRKRGRPPKNLLLGQAKPKEPAPEVKKRRRRKQKLASPQPSYIADTNDSKADYSDVLAKLAFLNRQSQCSGRCSPPRCWTPSEPESIHQAPDTQSISHFLHRVQGFRRRGGKAGGFGGRGGGHAARASRCSFSDFFEGIGKKKKAPAAVHADPVHPRKRGRPEPDPVGKPKRKRRTRKNGVLFPEQNPGQSFSDSASEWAGEKGSPWAPHHGHAAGQPSRNCSYQGAEARPFHTAALESGSSGRAGFYAGSAASSQAEVSQERHSLFTGYFRSLLDSDDSSDLLDFALSASRSESRKSAAAYTAPPNALAGQRGGLAAYPARGGKVAAAAAAPGAEAAFHAAMQGRQAFPPGRPAAGYGVAQGASECRGAEAFPKLVPPSAVSRSPTAHPAASGTPGYPQYGGYSAGQSVAPASVFPPGKQYPSAQDCPSSKDCSFAYGSGSSLPSSPSSAHSAGYAQQTAGPSLPLGKASFFNSAEGGQFSSAAHTPLRCDSRASTVSPGGYMVPKGSASFQPSPENCRQFPSASQWAFRQGYGGLDWSSEAFSQLYNPGFECHLNEPNVILDISNYTPQKAKQQTVSETFSESSSDSTQFNQPAGYRRANSEASSSEGQSSLSSLEKLMMDWNEASSAPGYNWNQSVLFQSNSKPGRGRRKKVDMFDTSHLNFSSSSSSSSVYPSKRSTGPRQPRGSRGACASKKERGTGKAKFPTKSQPVNPLFQESTDLGLDYYSGDSSMSPLPSQSRGFGVGERDPCDYAGPYSMNPSTPSDGTFVQGFQSDSPGLGQPDLESKHFPALPHQLAAPGQQTVFEAGLQKAFSPNCSPTLAFKEDLRAGDLRKLPACDSLKHSMQGGGALPHAPHMACRDLPMPQPHYDSPSCKNPPYWYSPNASTRSPSSYDGKAGAGMLVDFMGRTDPSCLNPHLSSPSGAHPPKGEKEPLEMARAHHRGPYACPLINDLNISPVPRDSMLQLQDNYRYPPSFAPQGHPVMAPAQKSGFLGPMVEQQHPEDTFTVTSL from the exons ATGGGAGCTCGGTCGCCTGCCAGCCCGGCGCACTGGAGAACGGTGCCAGCCCGCCAGCCGAGTGGTTCCCGCGCGCCCAGGGCTCCGGCCTCCGCCAGCCCAGCAGCGACGGCGACGGCCCTGACCGCAGCTTCAAAGTGAACCTGCACTGCAAGCACCCGCGGCCCAG AGAGCTCACAAAGTGcaacagcaggagcagcagcagagccgaGG GTCCCTGTCTCACCATCCCCGACCCCCATGTCAGCAACTGCTCGGCCAAGCGGCACGCGGGGGAGGAGGAGTTCAGGATGCGCGTGAAGCCCCCGGGCCCAGTGGTAACGACCAGCGTTGTGCGCGGCTCGCCCGACTACGTCCGAGAGCCCAAATTCTACCCGCCGGGGCACCCGGCGCAGCGGCCCCCGGCCTGCCCGGCGGAGAAGGCTTTATCCTGCAGCGTGCTGAGCTTCCCTGAGGGCTCGTGCCCCGCGCTCGGCCGGGAGCACCAGGCAGGCTCGCTGCTGCACGGCGACCCGGCCGACCGGTGCCAGAGCGTGCACGGCGGCACCAAGGCGGCCGAGGACTTGCTGGGCTGCGCCGGCGAGCCCCGGATCCTGGGGGGCAGCGCGGAGGAGGCAGCCGCCCGCGACCGGGCGCCCAAGACCTTCCCCAACGCGACGCTGGCCTCGGGCCGCTGCAACGTCGACAGCATCGTCGCCCTGCTCCGGAGCAAGTGCGGCAACGGGCACATCAACCTCCACCCCGTGGTGCAGCTCATCGACATCATGAAGGACCTCAACCGCCTCTCCGAGGACCTCAAGAGCAGCGGGGTGCACCTGGACTGCGGCAGCctccgcggcggcggcggcggtggccaCGAGGACGGCCGCCTCCTGCCCGCCGACCGCGACCTCCAGTACAGCTTCTTCTCCTCGCCCTCCCTGGCCAACAGCATCCGCAGCCCTGAGGAGCGCGGGGTGCTCTGCAAAGCCGAGCCGCCGCGgcacccccggcccccggcccgcgACGGGGAGGCtgagggcgggggggggagcgccccgcagcctcctccagcctccaAAGCGCCCGCGGAGGAAGCCGGTTGCTCGCAGCCCGACGCCGGCGACTACTCGGACCTGGCCGAGGCGGACATCCTGAACGAACTGGCCTCCCTGGCGTGCCCGGGGACGCAGCTGCTGGAGTCGCAGTCGATGGAGGCGCAGCCCCAGTTGCTCCCGGCCCAAGAGCTGGACTCCCAGTCCCGGCTGCTGGATTCCCAGTCGCTGGAGTCGCAGCCCCAGCTGCTCGATTCGCAGAGCTTGGAGCCGCTGCCGGAGTCGCTGGAGCTGCAGAACCTGGAGCCGCTGGGGCTGCAGTCGCTGGAGCCGCTCTCCGAGTCGCTGGAGCTGCAATCGCTGGAGCCGCTCTCCGAATCGCTGGAGCTGCAGTCGCTGgagccgttggcggagccgctGGGGCTGCAGACGCTGGAGCCACTGCCCGGAGCCCTGGAGCCGCAGCTCCTGGAGGCGCgggccccgctgctggccacCGAGCCCTCGCTGCTGGAGGCGCAGCCGCTGGGGCCCGTGCCGGAGCTGCTGGAGGCGCAGGCGGGCACCGGGGACCCGCTGCGGCCCCACGGCCTGCAGCCCCGCCTGGGGGGGTGTCCCCTGAGCAGCGTGGTGAAACGCGGCCCctgcgggggccggggggccggGAGGTGCGGCGAGGACCACCGCAAGTACGCGCTGCGCCGGACTGACAAGCCAAAGATGCTGTGccgcaggaggagggcagggcgAGGGCGCCGGGCGGACGTCGCCCCCGAGAGCCGCGTCCTGCCCCTCGCCCTGCCCGCCGAGGTGCCCCCGGGGCccgaggagcccagcaccaccccacTGCTGacccccccgccaccccccgAAGCCCTGGACTCCGACGAGGTGCCCAAGGCCCCCGCGGCGGGgaagaagagcaagtgccgCGGGGTGCGGAAGATGGTGGTGAAGATGGCCAAGATCCCCGTGTCGCTGGGGAGGAGGAACAAAACCACCTACAAGGTGTCCTCGCTCAGCAGCAACCTGAACCTGGAGGGCAAGGAGCTGGCGGCCAGCAGCTCCATGGAGCCCACGCCGCTGCTCAAGATGAAGAACAACGGGCGCAATGTGGTGGTGGTCTTCCCCCCCGGCGAGATGCCCATCATCCTGAAGCGCAAGCGGGGCAGGCCCCCCAAGAACCTGCTGCTGGGCCAGGCCAAACCCAAGGAGCCCGCCCCGGAggtgaagaagaggaggaggaggaagcagaagcTGGCCTCGCCCCAGCCCTCCTACATTGCCGACACCAACGACAGCAAGGCCGACTACTCGGACGTGCTGGCCAAGCTGGCGTTCCTCAACAGGCAGAGCCAGTGCTCGGGGCGCTGCTCGCCGCCCCGCTGCTGGACACCCAGCGAGCCCGAGTCCATCCACCAGGCCCCCGACACGCAGAGCATCTCCCACTTCTTGCACCGCGTGCAGGGCTTCCGCCGGCGCGGCGGTAAGGCGGGCGGCTTTGGCGGGCGCGGTGGTGGGCACGCCGCCCGTGCCTCCCGCTGCTCCTTCAGCGACTTCTTCGAGGGCATCGGCAAGAAGAAGAAGGCCCCCGCCGCCGTGCACGCCGACCCCGTGCACCCGCGCAAGAGGGGCCGGCCGGAGCCTGACCCCGTGGGCAAGCCCAAGCGCAAGCGGCGGACCCGCAAGAACGGGGTGCTCTTCCCCGAGCAAAACCCCGGGCAGAGCTTCAGCGACAGTGCCTCCGAGTGGGCCGGGGAGAAGGGCAGCCCCTGGGCCCCCCACCACGGCCACGCCGCCGGCCAGCCCAGCCGCAACTGCAGCTACCAGGGGGCTGAGGCCAGGCCCTTCCACACCGCGGCGCTGGAGTCGGGCTCCTCCGGCCGGGCCGGCTTCTACGCCGGCAGCGCGGCGTCCTCGCAGGCCGAGGTCAGCCAGGAGCGGCACAGCCTCTTCACGGGGTATTTCCGCTCCTTGCTGGACTCGGACGACTCCTCCGACCTGCTGGACTTCGCCCTCTCAGCCTCGCGCTCCGAGTCCCGCAAATCGGCGGCCGCCTACACGGCTCCCCCCAACGCCCTGGCGGGTCAACGGGGGGGCCTGGCCGCCTACCCGGCCCGGGGGGGCAAAgtggcggcggcagcagcggccCCCGGCGCCGAGGCCGCTTTCCACGCGGCCATGCAGGGCCGCCAGGCCTTCCCTcccggccgccccgccgccggtTACGGGGTGGCACAAGGAGCCTCGGAGTGCCGCGGCGCCGAGGCCTTCCCCAAGTTGGTGCCACCCTCGGCCGTGTCGCGGTCGCCCACGGCGCACCCGGCGGCCAGCGGCACCCCCGGCTACCCCCAGTACGGCGGCTACAGCGCGGGGCAGAGCGTGGCGCCCGCCAGCGTCTTCCCCCCGGGGAAGCAGTACCCGTCGGCGCAGGACTGCCCCAGCAGCAAGGACTGCAGCTTCGCCTacggcagcggcagcagcctCCCGTCCTCCCCCAGCAGCGCCCACAGCGCCGGCTACGCGCAGCAGACGGCCGGCCCCAGCCTGCCGCTGGGCAAAGCTTCCTTCTTCAACAGCGCCGAGGGCGGCCAGTTCTCCAGCGCCGCCCACACCCCGCTGCGCTGCGACAGCCGGGCCAGCACCGTCTCGCCCGGAGGCTACATGGTGCCCAAAGGCTCGGCCTCCTTCCAGCCCTCGCCCGAGAACTGCCGGCAGTTCCCCAGCGCGTCCCAGTGGGCTTTCCGGCAGGGCTACGGCGGCTTGGACTGGAGCTCGGAGGCTTTCAGCCAGCTCTACAACCCGGGCTTCGAGTGCCACCTCAACGAGCCCAACGTCATCCTGGACATCTCCAACTACACCCCGCAGAAGGCCAAGCAGCAGACGGTCTCCGAGACCTTCTCCGAATCCTCCTCCGACAGCACCCAGTTCAACCAGCCGGCCGGCTACCGGCGCGCCAACAGCGAGGCCTCGTCCAGCGAGGGCCAGTCCAGCCTCTCCAGCCTGGAGAAGCTCATGATGGACTGGAACGAGGCCTCCTCGGCCCCCGGCTACAACTGGAACCAGAGCGTCCTCTTCCAGAGCAACTCCAAGCCCGGCCGGGGCCGGCGGAAGAAGGTGGACATGTTCGACACGTCCCACCTGAACttctcctcctcgtcctcctcctcctccgtctACCCCTCCAAGAGGAGCACGGGGCCgcggcagccccggggctcCCGAGGGGCCTGCGCCTCCAAGAAGGAGCGGGGAACGGGCAAGGCCAAGTTCCCCACCAAGTCGCAGCCGGTGAACCCCCTCTTCCAAGAGAGCACGGACCTGGGCTTGGACTACTACAGCGGGGACAGCAGCATGtcccccctgccctcccagtCCCGGGGCTTCGGGGTGGGCGAGCGGGACCCCTGCGACTACGCCGGGCCTTACTCCATGAACCCCTCCACCCCCTCGGACGGGACGTTCGTGCAGGGCTTTCAGAGCGACTCCCCCGGCTTGGGGCAGCCGGATTTGGAGAGCAAGCACTTCCCCGCCCTCCCTCACCAGCTGGCGGCCCCCGGCCAGCAGACTGTTTTCGAGGCCGGGCTGCAGAAAGCCTTCTCGCCCAACTGCTCGCCCACCCTGGCCTTCAAGGAGGACCTGCGGGCGGGCGACCTGCGCAAGCTGCCGGCCTGCGACTCGCTCAAACACAGCAtgcagggggggggggccctgccgCACGCCCCGCACATGGCCTGCCGCGACCTCCCCATGCCTCAGCCACACTACGACTCCCCCAGCTGCAAAAATCCCCCCTACTGGTACTCGCCCAACGCCAGCACCCGCAGCCCCTCCTCGTACGACGGCAAGGCGGGGGCCGGCATGCTGGTGGACTTCATGGGCAGGACGGACCCCTCGTGTCTCAACCCCCACCTGAGCAGCCCGAGCGGCGCCCACCCCCCCAAGGGCGAGAAGGAGCCCTTGGAGATGGCCCGGGCTCACCACCGAGGCCCCTACGCTTGCCCCCTGATCAATGACTTGAATATCTCCCCCGTACCGAGAGACTcaatgctgcagctgcaggacaaCTACAGGTACCCCCCCAGTTTTGCACCCCAAGGGCACCCCGTCATGGCCCCCGCCCAGAAGAGCGGGTTTTTGGGGCCGATGGTAGAGCAACAGCACCCCGAGGACACTTTTACGGTCACCTCATTGTAG
- the AHDC1 gene encoding transcription factor Gibbin isoform X1 produces MRVKPPGPVVTTSVVRGSPDYVREPKFYPPGHPAQRPPACPAEKALSCSVLSFPEGSCPALGREHQAGSLLHGDPADRCQSVHGGTKAAEDLLGCAGEPRILGGSAEEAAARDRAPKTFPNATLASGRCNVDSIVALLRSKCGNGHINLHPVVQLIDIMKDLNRLSEDLKSSGVHLDCGSLRGGGGGGHEDGRLLPADRDLQYSFFSSPSLANSIRSPEERGVLCKAEPPRHPRPPARDGEAEGGGGSAPQPPPASKAPAEEAGCSQPDAGDYSDLAEADILNELASLACPGTQLLESQSMEAQPQLLPAQELDSQSRLLDSQSLESQPQLLDSQSLEPLPESLELQNLEPLGLQSLEPLSESLELQSLEPLSESLELQSLEPLAEPLGLQTLEPLPGALEPQLLEARAPLLATEPSLLEAQPLGPVPELLEAQAGTGDPLRPHGLQPRLGGCPLSSVVKRGPCGGRGAGRCGEDHRKYALRRTDKPKMLCRRRRAGRGRRADVAPESRVLPLALPAEVPPGPEEPSTTPLLTPPPPPEALDSDEVPKAPAAGKKSKCRGVRKMVVKMAKIPVSLGRRNKTTYKVSSLSSNLNLEGKELAASSSMEPTPLLKMKNNGRNVVVVFPPGEMPIILKRKRGRPPKNLLLGQAKPKEPAPEVKKRRRRKQKLASPQPSYIADTNDSKADYSDVLAKLAFLNRQSQCSGRCSPPRCWTPSEPESIHQAPDTQSISHFLHRVQGFRRRGGKAGGFGGRGGGHAARASRCSFSDFFEGIGKKKKAPAAVHADPVHPRKRGRPEPDPVGKPKRKRRTRKNGVLFPEQNPGQSFSDSASEWAGEKGSPWAPHHGHAAGQPSRNCSYQGAEARPFHTAALESGSSGRAGFYAGSAASSQAEVSQERHSLFTGYFRSLLDSDDSSDLLDFALSASRSESRKSAAAYTAPPNALAGQRGGLAAYPARGGKVAAAAAAPGAEAAFHAAMQGRQAFPPGRPAAGYGVAQGASECRGAEAFPKLVPPSAVSRSPTAHPAASGTPGYPQYGGYSAGQSVAPASVFPPGKQYPSAQDCPSSKDCSFAYGSGSSLPSSPSSAHSAGYAQQTAGPSLPLGKASFFNSAEGGQFSSAAHTPLRCDSRASTVSPGGYMVPKGSASFQPSPENCRQFPSASQWAFRQGYGGLDWSSEAFSQLYNPGFECHLNEPNVILDISNYTPQKAKQQTVSETFSESSSDSTQFNQPAGYRRANSEASSSEGQSSLSSLEKLMMDWNEASSAPGYNWNQSVLFQSNSKPGRGRRKKVDMFDTSHLNFSSSSSSSSVYPSKRSTGPRQPRGSRGACASKKERGTGKAKFPTKSQPVNPLFQESTDLGLDYYSGDSSMSPLPSQSRGFGVGERDPCDYAGPYSMNPSTPSDGTFVQGFQSDSPGLGQPDLESKHFPALPHQLAAPGQQTVFEAGLQKAFSPNCSPTLAFKEDLRAGDLRKLPACDSLKHSMQGGGALPHAPHMACRDLPMPQPHYDSPSCKNPPYWYSPNASTRSPSSYDGKAGAGMLVDFMGRTDPSCLNPHLSSPSGAHPPKGEKEPLEMARAHHRGPYACPLINDLNISPVPRDSMLQLQDNYRYPPSFAPQGHPVMAPAQKSGFLGPMVEQQHPEDTFTVTSL; encoded by the coding sequence ATGCGCGTGAAGCCCCCGGGCCCAGTGGTAACGACCAGCGTTGTGCGCGGCTCGCCCGACTACGTCCGAGAGCCCAAATTCTACCCGCCGGGGCACCCGGCGCAGCGGCCCCCGGCCTGCCCGGCGGAGAAGGCTTTATCCTGCAGCGTGCTGAGCTTCCCTGAGGGCTCGTGCCCCGCGCTCGGCCGGGAGCACCAGGCAGGCTCGCTGCTGCACGGCGACCCGGCCGACCGGTGCCAGAGCGTGCACGGCGGCACCAAGGCGGCCGAGGACTTGCTGGGCTGCGCCGGCGAGCCCCGGATCCTGGGGGGCAGCGCGGAGGAGGCAGCCGCCCGCGACCGGGCGCCCAAGACCTTCCCCAACGCGACGCTGGCCTCGGGCCGCTGCAACGTCGACAGCATCGTCGCCCTGCTCCGGAGCAAGTGCGGCAACGGGCACATCAACCTCCACCCCGTGGTGCAGCTCATCGACATCATGAAGGACCTCAACCGCCTCTCCGAGGACCTCAAGAGCAGCGGGGTGCACCTGGACTGCGGCAGCctccgcggcggcggcggcggtggccaCGAGGACGGCCGCCTCCTGCCCGCCGACCGCGACCTCCAGTACAGCTTCTTCTCCTCGCCCTCCCTGGCCAACAGCATCCGCAGCCCTGAGGAGCGCGGGGTGCTCTGCAAAGCCGAGCCGCCGCGgcacccccggcccccggcccgcgACGGGGAGGCtgagggcgggggggggagcgccccgcagcctcctccagcctccaAAGCGCCCGCGGAGGAAGCCGGTTGCTCGCAGCCCGACGCCGGCGACTACTCGGACCTGGCCGAGGCGGACATCCTGAACGAACTGGCCTCCCTGGCGTGCCCGGGGACGCAGCTGCTGGAGTCGCAGTCGATGGAGGCGCAGCCCCAGTTGCTCCCGGCCCAAGAGCTGGACTCCCAGTCCCGGCTGCTGGATTCCCAGTCGCTGGAGTCGCAGCCCCAGCTGCTCGATTCGCAGAGCTTGGAGCCGCTGCCGGAGTCGCTGGAGCTGCAGAACCTGGAGCCGCTGGGGCTGCAGTCGCTGGAGCCGCTCTCCGAGTCGCTGGAGCTGCAATCGCTGGAGCCGCTCTCCGAATCGCTGGAGCTGCAGTCGCTGgagccgttggcggagccgctGGGGCTGCAGACGCTGGAGCCACTGCCCGGAGCCCTGGAGCCGCAGCTCCTGGAGGCGCgggccccgctgctggccacCGAGCCCTCGCTGCTGGAGGCGCAGCCGCTGGGGCCCGTGCCGGAGCTGCTGGAGGCGCAGGCGGGCACCGGGGACCCGCTGCGGCCCCACGGCCTGCAGCCCCGCCTGGGGGGGTGTCCCCTGAGCAGCGTGGTGAAACGCGGCCCctgcgggggccggggggccggGAGGTGCGGCGAGGACCACCGCAAGTACGCGCTGCGCCGGACTGACAAGCCAAAGATGCTGTGccgcaggaggagggcagggcgAGGGCGCCGGGCGGACGTCGCCCCCGAGAGCCGCGTCCTGCCCCTCGCCCTGCCCGCCGAGGTGCCCCCGGGGCccgaggagcccagcaccaccccacTGCTGacccccccgccaccccccgAAGCCCTGGACTCCGACGAGGTGCCCAAGGCCCCCGCGGCGGGgaagaagagcaagtgccgCGGGGTGCGGAAGATGGTGGTGAAGATGGCCAAGATCCCCGTGTCGCTGGGGAGGAGGAACAAAACCACCTACAAGGTGTCCTCGCTCAGCAGCAACCTGAACCTGGAGGGCAAGGAGCTGGCGGCCAGCAGCTCCATGGAGCCCACGCCGCTGCTCAAGATGAAGAACAACGGGCGCAATGTGGTGGTGGTCTTCCCCCCCGGCGAGATGCCCATCATCCTGAAGCGCAAGCGGGGCAGGCCCCCCAAGAACCTGCTGCTGGGCCAGGCCAAACCCAAGGAGCCCGCCCCGGAggtgaagaagaggaggaggaggaagcagaagcTGGCCTCGCCCCAGCCCTCCTACATTGCCGACACCAACGACAGCAAGGCCGACTACTCGGACGTGCTGGCCAAGCTGGCGTTCCTCAACAGGCAGAGCCAGTGCTCGGGGCGCTGCTCGCCGCCCCGCTGCTGGACACCCAGCGAGCCCGAGTCCATCCACCAGGCCCCCGACACGCAGAGCATCTCCCACTTCTTGCACCGCGTGCAGGGCTTCCGCCGGCGCGGCGGTAAGGCGGGCGGCTTTGGCGGGCGCGGTGGTGGGCACGCCGCCCGTGCCTCCCGCTGCTCCTTCAGCGACTTCTTCGAGGGCATCGGCAAGAAGAAGAAGGCCCCCGCCGCCGTGCACGCCGACCCCGTGCACCCGCGCAAGAGGGGCCGGCCGGAGCCTGACCCCGTGGGCAAGCCCAAGCGCAAGCGGCGGACCCGCAAGAACGGGGTGCTCTTCCCCGAGCAAAACCCCGGGCAGAGCTTCAGCGACAGTGCCTCCGAGTGGGCCGGGGAGAAGGGCAGCCCCTGGGCCCCCCACCACGGCCACGCCGCCGGCCAGCCCAGCCGCAACTGCAGCTACCAGGGGGCTGAGGCCAGGCCCTTCCACACCGCGGCGCTGGAGTCGGGCTCCTCCGGCCGGGCCGGCTTCTACGCCGGCAGCGCGGCGTCCTCGCAGGCCGAGGTCAGCCAGGAGCGGCACAGCCTCTTCACGGGGTATTTCCGCTCCTTGCTGGACTCGGACGACTCCTCCGACCTGCTGGACTTCGCCCTCTCAGCCTCGCGCTCCGAGTCCCGCAAATCGGCGGCCGCCTACACGGCTCCCCCCAACGCCCTGGCGGGTCAACGGGGGGGCCTGGCCGCCTACCCGGCCCGGGGGGGCAAAgtggcggcggcagcagcggccCCCGGCGCCGAGGCCGCTTTCCACGCGGCCATGCAGGGCCGCCAGGCCTTCCCTcccggccgccccgccgccggtTACGGGGTGGCACAAGGAGCCTCGGAGTGCCGCGGCGCCGAGGCCTTCCCCAAGTTGGTGCCACCCTCGGCCGTGTCGCGGTCGCCCACGGCGCACCCGGCGGCCAGCGGCACCCCCGGCTACCCCCAGTACGGCGGCTACAGCGCGGGGCAGAGCGTGGCGCCCGCCAGCGTCTTCCCCCCGGGGAAGCAGTACCCGTCGGCGCAGGACTGCCCCAGCAGCAAGGACTGCAGCTTCGCCTacggcagcggcagcagcctCCCGTCCTCCCCCAGCAGCGCCCACAGCGCCGGCTACGCGCAGCAGACGGCCGGCCCCAGCCTGCCGCTGGGCAAAGCTTCCTTCTTCAACAGCGCCGAGGGCGGCCAGTTCTCCAGCGCCGCCCACACCCCGCTGCGCTGCGACAGCCGGGCCAGCACCGTCTCGCCCGGAGGCTACATGGTGCCCAAAGGCTCGGCCTCCTTCCAGCCCTCGCCCGAGAACTGCCGGCAGTTCCCCAGCGCGTCCCAGTGGGCTTTCCGGCAGGGCTACGGCGGCTTGGACTGGAGCTCGGAGGCTTTCAGCCAGCTCTACAACCCGGGCTTCGAGTGCCACCTCAACGAGCCCAACGTCATCCTGGACATCTCCAACTACACCCCGCAGAAGGCCAAGCAGCAGACGGTCTCCGAGACCTTCTCCGAATCCTCCTCCGACAGCACCCAGTTCAACCAGCCGGCCGGCTACCGGCGCGCCAACAGCGAGGCCTCGTCCAGCGAGGGCCAGTCCAGCCTCTCCAGCCTGGAGAAGCTCATGATGGACTGGAACGAGGCCTCCTCGGCCCCCGGCTACAACTGGAACCAGAGCGTCCTCTTCCAGAGCAACTCCAAGCCCGGCCGGGGCCGGCGGAAGAAGGTGGACATGTTCGACACGTCCCACCTGAACttctcctcctcgtcctcctcctcctccgtctACCCCTCCAAGAGGAGCACGGGGCCgcggcagccccggggctcCCGAGGGGCCTGCGCCTCCAAGAAGGAGCGGGGAACGGGCAAGGCCAAGTTCCCCACCAAGTCGCAGCCGGTGAACCCCCTCTTCCAAGAGAGCACGGACCTGGGCTTGGACTACTACAGCGGGGACAGCAGCATGtcccccctgccctcccagtCCCGGGGCTTCGGGGTGGGCGAGCGGGACCCCTGCGACTACGCCGGGCCTTACTCCATGAACCCCTCCACCCCCTCGGACGGGACGTTCGTGCAGGGCTTTCAGAGCGACTCCCCCGGCTTGGGGCAGCCGGATTTGGAGAGCAAGCACTTCCCCGCCCTCCCTCACCAGCTGGCGGCCCCCGGCCAGCAGACTGTTTTCGAGGCCGGGCTGCAGAAAGCCTTCTCGCCCAACTGCTCGCCCACCCTGGCCTTCAAGGAGGACCTGCGGGCGGGCGACCTGCGCAAGCTGCCGGCCTGCGACTCGCTCAAACACAGCAtgcagggggggggggccctgccgCACGCCCCGCACATGGCCTGCCGCGACCTCCCCATGCCTCAGCCACACTACGACTCCCCCAGCTGCAAAAATCCCCCCTACTGGTACTCGCCCAACGCCAGCACCCGCAGCCCCTCCTCGTACGACGGCAAGGCGGGGGCCGGCATGCTGGTGGACTTCATGGGCAGGACGGACCCCTCGTGTCTCAACCCCCACCTGAGCAGCCCGAGCGGCGCCCACCCCCCCAAGGGCGAGAAGGAGCCCTTGGAGATGGCCCGGGCTCACCACCGAGGCCCCTACGCTTGCCCCCTGATCAATGACTTGAATATCTCCCCCGTACCGAGAGACTcaatgctgcagctgcaggacaaCTACAGGTACCCCCCCAGTTTTGCACCCCAAGGGCACCCCGTCATGGCCCCCGCCCAGAAGAGCGGGTTTTTGGGGCCGATGGTAGAGCAACAGCACCCCGAGGACACTTTTACGGTCACCTCATTGTAG